The Euphorbia lathyris chromosome 2, ddEupLath1.1, whole genome shotgun sequence genome includes a window with the following:
- the LOC136217739 gene encoding U3 small nucleolar RNA-associated protein 14 codes for MDRKRKARNETNQKMEKGNKKWKSKSSGKKTDMKNQRKTGPRLPASLLREVDRRNPNNQFDSDEEIDSDEGRDFYEYEEEVAEEESKKNRRYDRVENYEYKLPEKFKDENVLSDDDGEDENNDYNTDVKRKNIGQLDDDVEEEDDEKHLRMLQGITGMPTEAFEGKKRNKNAVMSEAYPESEYNPSHDVLDGDGRISIDELLGSLQDTSNYHQLRKRMEKNSAALHAPLAKGIQDKVDRKVAYDLSKKDVTKWEPIVKRNREAPSIIFDRDIDLGFSTLGAIASEFEPRTEFEKKMASLVYDPKVMEAHKEDGARLLELNKLSAEDVREKLNHFAKMRSLLFRHEVKMKRVKKIKSKVYRRLLKKDRSKMSSDGMYMDPEEAKEQAMKQEFKRAEERMTLKHKNRSKWAARILERGLSIQDEGTRAAVAEQLHQHALLTRKMNSMRDGSSDDSSDEDEENSDDPGHDGQLNILTKAKEKTLKVLEEDDEVPNSGVLSLPFMVRGLKKKKEQAVEEAKLALQEYESSSQQLENAGGEENAKVGSVSGRRVFGGTKVQVNERSNRIPSYNIDGNSDSEHEFRVGEDFDNIGRINTVQKDVNINSVLLSEGSGVQQGSMLKSCDDIAGETGPKTAYEVSIFVSDSWKKMKSNNEEDTETKKSPKVIKHVVKSQDVEEASEESDADSEGQMVDEVLSSDRKDSYRLPSQEELIREAFAGDNVEEEFMKDKEELLNEENPEPEKPVLLPGWGQWTHVQKKKGVPSWMLEEHETAKKKREEALKKRKDAHLKHAIISEKLDKKTEKLHTKSVPYPFTIKEVYEQSIRKPIGPESNPATVVGALNRPEVVKKPGLIIKPIKFEDVDPYEREEHKSNGPKHKPKANSSHPKPKANKSRPKMKPVVAKS; via the exons ATGGACAGGAAGAGAAAAGCGAGGAATGAGACGAATCAGAAAATGGAAAAAGGCAACAAGAAgtggaaaagtaaatcatcggGCAAGAAGACTGATATGAAAAATCAGAGGAAAACAGGTCCTCGGTTGCCTGCCTCGCTGCTAAGGGAGGTCGACCGCAGAAATCCAAATAATCAATTTGACAGTGACGAAGAAATCGACTCGGATGAGGGCAGGGACTTCTATGAGTATGAGGAAGAGGTGGCTGAAGAGGAGTCAAAGAAGAACCGCAGGTATGATCGTGTGGAGAACTACGAGTATAAGTTGCCTGAAAAATTCAAG GATGAGAATGTGCTATCAGATGATGATGGTGAGGATGAGAACAATGACTACAATACTGATGTTAAACGCAAAAACATAGGCCAACTTGATGATGATGTTGAAGAGGAAGATGATGAAAAGCATTTGAGAATGTTGCAAGGGATCACTGGAATGCCAACTGAAGCTTTTGAAG GCAAGAAGCGGAACAAGAATGCTGTCATGTCAGAGGCATATCCTGAATCTGAATACAATCCTAGTCATGACGTTCTAGATGGTGATGGTCGAATTAGTATTGATGAACTTTTGGGAAGCCTTCAGGATACATCTAACTATCACCAACTTCGGAAGAGAATGGAAAAGAATTCTGCTGCTCTCCATGCTCCACTTGCAAAGGGAATTCAGGACAAGGTGGATCGGAAGGTAGCTTATGATTTATCAAAGAAAGATGTTACAAAGTGGGAACCCATAGTTAAAAGGAATAGAGAGGCTCCTAGTATTATTTTTGACAGAGACATAGATTTGGGGTTTTCAACTTTGGGAGCAATAGCTTCTGAATTTGAGCCTAGAACAGAGTTTGAGAAAAAGATGGCTTCATTAGTTTATGATCCCAAGGTTATGGAAGCTCACAAAGAAGATGGTGCCAGACTCCTTGAGTTAAATAAG TTATCTGCTGAAGATGTCAGAGAAAAGTTGAATCATTTTGCTAAAATGCGCAGTCTTCTCTTCCGACATGAGGTGAAGATGAAAagggttaaaaaaataaaatctaaagtTTATCGTCGCTTGTTGAAGAAAGATAGATCAAAAATGTCATCTGATGGGATGTATATGGATCCAGAAGAAGCCAAGGAACAGGCAATGAAGCAAGAATTCAAACGGGCAGAG GAACGAATGACTTTGAAGCATAAAAATCGTTCAAAATGGGCAGCACGCATTTTGGAGCGTGGTCTCAGTATCCAAGATGAAGGTACAAGAGCAGCTGTGGCTGAACAATTACACCAGCATGCTCTTTTGACTAGGAAAATGAACTCGATGAGGGATGGTAGCAGTGATGACAGTAGTGATGAAGATGAGGAAAATTCTGATGATCCGGGCCATGATGGGcagttaaatattttaactaAAGCAAAAGAGAAGACACTTAAAGTGctagaagaagatgatgaagtgCCAAATTCAGGAGTGCTTTCTTTACCTTTCATG GTACGAgggttaaaaaaaaagaaggaacaAGCTGTTGAAGAAGCTAAGCTTGCTCTTCAGGAGTACGAGTCATCATCGCAACAGCTGGAAAATGCTGGTGGGGAAGAAAATGCAAAAGTTGGCTCTGTGAGTGGTAGAAGAGTGTTTGGTGGGACCAAAGTGCAGGTTAATGAACGTAGTAATAGAATCCCATCATACAATATTGATGGTAATAGTGATAGTGAACACGAATTCAGAGTCGGAGAAGATTTTGATAACATAGGCAGAATAAATACTGTGCAGAAAGATGTTAATATTAATTCTGTTTTGCTTAGTGAGGGTTCTGGGGTTCAGCAGGGTTCTATGCTTAAG AGTTGTGATGATATTGCTGGAGAAACAGGTCCCAAGACAGCTTATGAAGTGTCAATATTTGTGTCAGATTCTtggaaaaag ATGAAGAGCAACAATGAAGAGGATACTGAAACAAAAAAATCTCCAAAGGTTATTAAACATGTTGTAAAAAGTCAAGATGTAGAG GAAGCTAGTGAGGAAAGTGATGCAGATAGTGAAGGACAGATGGTAGATGAGGTTTTATCTTCAGACCGTAAAGATTCATATCGTCTTCCTTCTCAAGAGGAGCTTATTCGTGAAGCTTTTGCTGGGGATAATGTGGAAGAAGAATTTATGAAGGATAAAGAGGAATTATTGAATGAAGAAAATCCTGAACCTGAAAAGCCTGTCTTGCTACCCGGTTGGGGACAGTGGACTCATGTACAAAAGAAGAAAGGTGTGCCTTCATGGATGTTAGAAGAGCATGAAACTGCaaagaagaaaagagaggaGGCTCTTAAGAAAAGGAAGGATGCACATCTTAAACATGCTATTATTTCAGAAAAGTTAGATAAAAAG ACTGAAAAACTGCATACAAAATCAGTTCCATACCCTTTCACAATTAAGGAAGTTTACGAGCAGAGCATCCGCAAACCAATTGGACCCGAATCCAATCCTGCAACAGTAGTTGGAGCTCTGAATCGGCCTGAA GTGGTGAAAAAGCCAGGGCTGATTATCAAACCAATAAAATTCGAAGATGTCGATCCATACGAAAGAGAGGAGCACAAGAGCAATGGACCCAAGCATAAACCAAAAGCAAATAGTAGTCATCCTAAACCAAAAGCAAATAAGAGTCGGCCTAAAATGAAGCCAGTGGTGGCAAAATCATGA
- the LOC136217740 gene encoding gamma-tubulin complex component 4: MLHELLLALLGYTGDLIIDDREHQNSIGVPLSPDASISDECSFKLAPDISFIQPSDRDLIERIITLGFYYRELDRFATKSRNLSWIKSAYVSPLARATELSRNTTGKPSVYRRAIANGIVEILSVYRSAVLHIEQKLLSESVHILASVTQGLNKFFVLLPPLYELILEIERDDIRGGQLLDLLHKRCHCGVPELQTCIQRLLWHGHQVFYNQLASWMVYGILQDQHGEFFIRRQEDRDVEHNSSQPDMSEKLARLSTDDMSLTDWHLGFHIYLDMLPEYIHMRIAESVLFAGKAIRVLRNPSRTFQVKDPLHNQQIPKGSATMQGFTGRFAFQKEPLVDRNLIGEELLPLSEADKIEALLQGLKETSEFHKRSFECAVDSIRAIAASHLWQLVVVRADLNGHLKALKDYFLLAKGDFFQCFLEESRQLMRLPPRQSTAEADLLVPFQLAAIKTIGEEDKYFSRVSLRMASYGITAKSSEVDLSKSKAHADANSGAALSNTSSDMFSDGWACISLEYAVDWPLQLFFTQEVLSKYLKVFQYLLRLKRTQMELEKSWASVMHQDHTDFAKHRNDHNCSISQQRRQRFRPMWRVREHMAFLIRNLQFYIQVDVIESQWNVLQAHIQDSHDFTELVNFHQEYLSALISQSFLDIGSVSRILDSIMKLCLQFCWSIENQENNPSTSELDHITEEFNKKSNSLYTILRSSRLAGSQRAPFLRRFLLRLNFNSYFEATARGVLNVVRPSPTLPVIDQQ; the protein is encoded by the exons ATGCTACACGAGCTTTTGCTAGCACTGTTAGGCTACACTGGTGATCTCATAATCGACGACAGAGAACACCAGAATTCTATCGGCGTTCCCTTATCCCCTGACGCTTCCATCTCTGATGAATGCTCCTTCAAACTCGCTCCTGACATTTCCTTCATCCAGCCAAGCGATAG GGATCTGATTGAGAGAATTATCACATTGGGATTTTACTACAGGGAGCTTGATCGATTTGCTACTAAGTCTCGGAATTTGAGTTGGATAAAGTCTGCCTATGTGTCTCCCTTGGCTAGAGCTACTGAATTGTCACGCAATACAACGGGAAAACCAAGTGTGTACAGGAGGGCCATCGCTAATGGCATTGTTGAGATTCTCTCCGTCTATAGGTCTGCTGTTCTTCACATTGAGCAGAAATTGCTATCAGAATCTGTGCATATTTTGGCCAGTGTAACCCAAGGCCTCAATAAG TTTTTTGTCCTCCTTCCTCCACTTTATGAGCTTATTCTAGAGATTGAGCGCGATGACATTCGTGGAGGTCAACTTCTTGACCTTTTACACAAGCGGTGCCACTGTGGGGTTCCTGAACTGCAGACTTGCATTCAAAG GCTTCTTTGGCATGGACATCAGGTCTTTTATAACCAACTTGCGTCATGGATGGTTTACGGTATTCTTCAAGATCAGCATGGTGAATTCTTTATTCGAAG GCAGGAAGACAGGGATGTAGAGCATAACTCATCTCAACCAGATATGTCAGAGAAATTGGCTCGCTTGTCAACTGATGATATGTCTTTAACAGATTGGCACTTGGGATTTCATATATATTTG GATATGCTGCCAGAGTATATTCATATGCGGATTGCTGAATCAGTTCTTTTTGCTGGTAAAGCCATCAGGGTTCTTCGAAATCCAAGCCGTACCTTTCAGGTTAAGGATCCTTTGCATAATCAGCAGATACCAAAAGGTTCTGCAACGATGCAAGGATTTACAGGACGGTTTGCCTTCCAGAAGGAGCCGCTTGTGGATAGAAACCTGATTGGAGAAGAACTACTTCCACTGTCCGAGGCAGATAAAATTGAGGCTTTGCTTCAAGGCCTGAAG GAAACGTCTGAATTCCACAAAAGATCTTTTGAATGCGCTGTTGATTCTATTCGGGCAATTGCAGCTAGTCATCTTTGGCAG CTTGTGGTTGTGCGGGCCGACTTGAATGGGCATCTGAAGGCCCTAAAAGACTATTTCCTTTTGGCAAAAGGAGATTTTTTCCAG TGTTTTCTGGAGGAGAGTCGTCAGTTAATGCGTTTACCCCCCCGCCAGTCAACTGCTGAAGCTGATCTACTGGTCCCATTTCAGCTG GCTGCTATAAAGACCATTGGTGAGGAAGATAAATACTTCTCTAGAGTGTCCTTGAG GATGGCTTCATATGGAATCACCGCGAAATCCTCCGAAGTAGATTTATCCAAATCAAAAGCACATGCTGATGCAAACTCTGGTGCTGCATTATCAAACACTTCTTCAGATATGTTTTCTGATGGTTGGGCTTGCATTTCTCTTGAATATGCTGTTGATTGGCCTTTACAATTGTTTTTCACCCAAGAAGTGTTGTCCAA GTACCTTAAGGTCTTCCAGTATTTGCTTCGGCTGAAACGAACACAAATGGAATTGGAGAAATCATGGGCCTCTGTGATGCATCAAGATCACACTGATTTTGCCAAGCATCGCAATGACCATAACTGCTCAATATCTCAGCAGAGACGACAACGTTTTAGGCCAATGTGGCGTGTTAGGGAGCATATGGCATTCTTAATCAGAAATCTTCAGTTTTATATTCAG GTTGATGTGATAGAATCTCAGTGGAACGTCTTGCAAGCTCATATACAAGATTCTCATGACTTCACTGAACTTGTGAACTTCCATCAAGA GTATTTGTCTGCTTTAATTTCACAGTCTTTCTTGGACATTGGCTCCGTGTCAAGGATATTAGACAGCATAATGAAACTCTGCCTGCAATTTTGCTGGAGCATTGAAAACCAAGAAAATAACCCAAGTACATCTGAATTGGACCATATAACAGAG GAATTTAACAAGAAATCCAACTCCTTGTATACAATATTGCGCAGTAGCAGGCTGGCAGGGAGTCAACGTGCCCCATTTCTTAGGCGATTTCTTTTGCGTCTAAACTTTAATTCATACTTTGAG GCAACTGCAAGAGGGGTGCTCAATGTTGTTAGACCGTCTCCAACTCTTCCAGTTATAGATCAACAATAG
- the LOC136217741 gene encoding O-methyltransferase 1, chloroplastic — protein MCSVGVVHLAPTIISRRPSIYASNARKNSWLRAKINGEADPLLQAAIKAASLRFQETHRPEPLFLDPYAGCLVDPTMQMDLKKYSHHYCLATKLIDDKLLRTVNHIDGIKQVVLLTDGMDTRPYRLNWPTSSIIFDISPERIFQQAAEKLKGVGAKIPRNCMFLHVPLESSNIQQTLHSKGFNGNHPSIWAMQGLSIVTLASFEEILCIVSSLAMNGCLFLGELPAWLAKTEIRSKSSMEKWMDKLFMSNGFRVEMLCYNEAARSLGKELAPKDYKNILFVAEQLRYSDDQMETWRREFNRVEEEGDEEGFDEL, from the exons ATGTGTTCGGTCGGCGTTGTACATTTAGCACCCACAATTATCAGTCGCCGACCTTCCATATACGCTTCGAATGCGAGGAAAAATAGCTGGTTGAGAGCCAAAATCAACGGCGAAGCTGATCCATTACTCCAGGCGGCTATCAAAGCAGCTTCACTTCGTTTCCAGGAAACTCATAGACCAG AGCCGCTTTTTCTTGATCCATATGCTGGTTGCTTGGTTGATCCCACAATGCAAATGGATTTAAAGAAGTACTCCCACCATTATTGCCTTGCGACCAAGTTAATTGATGATAAGTTATTGCGTACAGTGAACCATATTGATGGAATTAAGCAG GTTGTTTTGTTGACAGATGGGATGGACACAAGGCCATATCGACTAAACTGGCCAACTTCATCTATAATATTTGACATATCACCTGAAAGGATATTCCAGCAAGCAGCTGAAAAGCTTAAAG GTGTTGGGGCTAAGATTCCAAGAAATTGCATGTTTCTTCATGTTCCATTGGAGTCCTCAAATATACAGCAAACTTTGCACAGTAAAGGCTTCAATGGCAATCACCCAAGCATATGGGCCATGCAG GGACTGTCCATCGTGACTTTGGCTAGTTTTGAAGAAATTCTGTGCATTGTTAGTAGCTTAGCTATGAACGGGTGTCTGTTCTTGGGAGAACTGCCTGCATGGTTAGCTAAAACTGAAATTAGAAGCAAG TCCAGCATGGAGAAGTGGATGGACAAACTTTTCATGAGTAATGGTTTTCGGGTGGAAATGCTTTGTTATAATGAAGCTGCAAGGAGTTTGGGGAAGGAACTAGCACCCAAAGACTACAAGAATATACTTTTTGTTGCAGAACAATTACGTTATTCAGATGACCAG ATGGAAACATGGAGGAGAGAATTCAATAGGGTAGAGGAGGAAGGGGATGAAGAAGGGTTCGATGAGCTTTAG